A genome region from Rattus norvegicus strain BN/NHsdMcwi chromosome 17, GRCr8, whole genome shotgun sequence includes the following:
- the H2ac1 gene encoding histone H2A type 4 encodes MSGRAKQGGKARAKAKSRSFRAGLQFPVGRVHRLLRQGNYAERIGAGTPVYLAAVLEYLTAEILELAGNAARDNKKTRIIPRHLQLAIRNDEELNKLLGRVTIAQGGVLPNIQAVLLPKKTESHHKSQTK; translated from the coding sequence ATGTCTGGCCGTGCAAAGCAGGGTGGCAAGGCTCGTGCCAAGGCCAAGTCCCGCTCTTTCAGAGCAGGTTTGCAGTTTCCTGTGGGACGTGTGCACCGGCTCCTTCGCCAAGGGAACTACGCAGAGCGAATTGGGGCTGGCACACCAGTGTACTTGGCGGCCGTGCTGGAGTACCTGACGGCTGAGATCCTGGAGCTGGCGGGCAATGCGGCGAGGGATAACAAGAAGACGCGCATTATCCCGCGCCACCTGCAGCTGGCCATCCGCAACGACGAGGAGCTCAATAAGCTGCTGGGCCGCGTGACCATCGCGCAGGGCGGCGTCCTGCCCAACATCCAGGCCGtgctgctgcccaagaagacCGAGAGCCACCACAAGTCCCAGACCAAGTGA
- the H2bc1 gene encoding histone H2B type 1-A (The RefSeq protein has 1 substitution compared to this genomic sequence), which produces MPEVSAKGTTISKKGFKKAVTKTQKKEGRKRKRCREESYSIYIYKVLKQVHPDTGISSKAMSIMNSFVTDIFERIAGEASRLAHYNKRSTITSREIQTAVRLLLPGELAKHAVSEGTKAVTKYTSSK; this is translated from the coding sequence ATGCCGGAGGTGTCGGCAAAGGGGACTACTATTTCCAAGAAAGGGTTCAAGAAAGCAGTCACCAAGACCCAGAAGAAGGAGGGCCGGAAACGTAAGAGATGCCGCAAGGAGAGTTACTCCATCTACATTTATAAGGTGCTGAAGCAAGTGCACCCGGACACCGGCATCTCTTCCAAGGCCATGAGCATCATGAACTCCTTCGTGACAGACATCTTCGAGCGCATCGCGGGCGAGGCATCGCGCCTGGCGCATTACAACAAGCGCTCGACCATCACGTCCCGGGAGATCCAGACGGCTGTCCGCCTGCTGCTGCCCGGGGAGCTGGCCAAGCACGCTGTGTCCGAGGGCACCAAGGCGGTCACCAAGTACACCAGCTCCAAGTGA